In Ostrea edulis chromosome 10, xbOstEdul1.1, whole genome shotgun sequence, one genomic interval encodes:
- the LOC125665567 gene encoding prion-like-(Q/N-rich) domain-bearing protein 25 isoform X1, with product MKLSDKYSPWCTLNIFIVLIHQSLNSMTHQRMGPVCYNKVESFIRKSDNCGFHMEEFLSAINDTRILNPSECGKTCHLFINNPQLNMSKPISISLRTAFNVYGIQYTARIGNVKTNNCSQKDIENVRVNLICGWESGSWDTCYKGKKCRQNYEVCKDFFDDWERLCTRAASVGEACYDERDCIGTVNATRYRKKIHESCRTDKQCTGTPKAVKCRYVEEYQDNVCACSGGLDWVNGDCIKPKRKLLEFCNEEEQCDSDFQCKRIGERNVCSCQEGFEIFNGKCLQVDVSLGDDCEDDRQCTSIECAKCVYNETIGNHSCACEEKCIQNGSRCLLSNRRLYESCEVSKQCRGTLNAKECRYVEGIKLCHCPDGYAVFGGICLEGGVSLRGICIMSEQCTGTQNAGTCLYYNEERENVCSCDQGFFEEGEKCLEGNVSSGQSCVESTQCSSNSVVCVQGESTPDADRDKSIAGFTRRLLFVGFGSFVVGVLGTVFVFRCLWRRKRRHERLDIQTQELELNLNAYDVHSEIINESAENNPPRLDEEAVGGLADICSACHHVHHIEISEVPVQNVSDVTECESPDDRDTYSHLAGWRKDCV from the exons ATGAAGTTAAGTGACAAATATTCGCCATGGT GTACATTGAACATCTTCATTGTCCTCATTCATCAATCATTGAATAGCATGACACACCAACGAATGGG ACCGGTCTGCTATAATAAAGTGGAATCTTTTATACGAAAGTCCGATAATTGTGGATTTCACATGGAAGAATTTCTTTCTGCAATAAACG ATACTCGAATTTTGAACCCATCAGAATGTGGAAAAACCTGTCATTTATTCATAAACAATCCACAGCTGAACATGTCTAAACCGATTTCCATAAGTTTAAGGACCGCATTCAACGTGTATGGTATACAATATACAGCCAGAATTGGAAATGTCAAGACTAACAATTGCAGTCAAAAGGACATCGAGAACGTCCGCGTTAATTTGATTTGCGGATGGGAATCTG GCTCATGGGATACCTGTTATAAAGGAAAGAAATGCAGGCAAAACTACGAAGTGTGTAAAGATTTTTTTGACGATTGGGAAAGGCTTTGTACAC GTGCCGCTTCTGTAGGAGAAGCTTGTTATGACGAGAGAGACTGCATAGGAACAGTCAATGCTACCCGAT aTCGTAAAAAGATTCATGAAAGCTGTCGTACAGATAAACAATGCACAGGGACTCCTAAAGCAGTGAAATGTCGCTATGTCGAGGAGTATCAAGACAATGTGTGTGCCTGCAGTGGAGGTTTGGATTGGGTGAACGGAGACTGTATTAAAC CCAAAAGAAAACTTCTAGAATTTTGCAACGAGGAGGAACAGTGCGACTCGGACTTCCAATGTAAACGAATTGGCGAGAGAAATGTTTGCTCCTGTCAAGAGGGATTCGAGATCTTCAATGGAAAATGTTTACAAG TTGATGTTTCTCTTGGAGATGATTGCGAGGACGACAGACAATGCACCAGTATAGAATGTGCTAAATGTGTTTACAACGAGACTATCGGGAACCATTCATGCGCCTGTGAGGAGAAATGTATTCAAAATGGCAGTAGATGCTTACTTT CAAACCGCCGTCTGTATGAATCCTGTGAAGTAAGCAAACAATGTAGAGGGACTCTGAACGCCAAAGAATGTAGATATGTAGAGGGAATAAAACTCTGTCATTGTCCAGATGGATACGCCGTGTTTGGTGGGATTTGTTTAGAAG GTGGAGTATCATTAAGAGGGATATGTATAATGTCTGAGCAATGTACTGGTACGCAAAATGCAGGAACGTGTCTCTACTACAACGAAGAGCGGGAAAATGTTTGTAGCTGTGATCAAGGGTTTTTTGAAGAGGGCGAAAAATGCTTAGAAG GAAATGTCTCCTCTGGACAGTCTTGTGTAGAATCAACTCAATGCAGTAGTAacagtgtggtgtgtgtacaGGGAGAATCAACACCTGACGCAGACAGAGATAAAAGTATTGCAG GATTTACCAGAAGACTGTTGTTTGTTGGATTCGGTTCTTTTGTTGTCGGAGTACTTGGTACAGTGTTTGTATTTAGATGTCTCTGGAGAAGAAAACGTCGACATGAGAG GTTAGATATACAAACACAGGAGCTGGAACTCAACCTCAATGCTTACGACGTCCATAGCGAGATCATTAAcgaatcagcagaaaat AATCCACCAAGGCTTGACGAGGAGGCTGTGGGGGGACTCGCAGACATCTGCAGTGCGTGTCATCACGTTCACCATATAGAAATTTCGGAAGTTCCCGTACAGAACGTTTCTGACGTCACAGAATGTGAATCCCCTGACGATCGCGATACGTACAGTCATCTTGCAGGGTGGAGAAAGGACTGTGTCTGA
- the LOC125665567 gene encoding nidogen-like isoform X2 translates to MSKPISISLRTAFNVYGIQYTARIGNVKTNNCSQKDIENVRVNLICGWESGSWDTCYKGKKCRQNYEVCKDFFDDWERLCTRAASVGEACYDERDCIGTVNATRYRKKIHESCRTDKQCTGTPKAVKCRYVEEYQDNVCACSGGLDWVNGDCIKPKRKLLEFCNEEEQCDSDFQCKRIGERNVCSCQEGFEIFNGKCLQVDVSLGDDCEDDRQCTSIECAKCVYNETIGNHSCACEEKCIQNGSRCLLSNRRLYESCEVSKQCRGTLNAKECRYVEGIKLCHCPDGYAVFGGICLEGGVSLRGICIMSEQCTGTQNAGTCLYYNEERENVCSCDQGFFEEGEKCLEGNVSSGQSCVESTQCSSNSVVCVQGESTPDADRDKSIAGFTRRLLFVGFGSFVVGVLGTVFVFRCLWRRKRRHERLDIQTQELELNLNAYDVHSEIINESAENNPPRLDEEAVGGLADICSACHHVHHIEISEVPVQNVSDVTECESPDDRDTYSHLAGWRKDCV, encoded by the exons ATGTCTAAACCGATTTCCATAAGTTTAAGGACCGCATTCAACGTGTATGGTATACAATATACAGCCAGAATTGGAAATGTCAAGACTAACAATTGCAGTCAAAAGGACATCGAGAACGTCCGCGTTAATTTGATTTGCGGATGGGAATCTG GCTCATGGGATACCTGTTATAAAGGAAAGAAATGCAGGCAAAACTACGAAGTGTGTAAAGATTTTTTTGACGATTGGGAAAGGCTTTGTACAC GTGCCGCTTCTGTAGGAGAAGCTTGTTATGACGAGAGAGACTGCATAGGAACAGTCAATGCTACCCGAT aTCGTAAAAAGATTCATGAAAGCTGTCGTACAGATAAACAATGCACAGGGACTCCTAAAGCAGTGAAATGTCGCTATGTCGAGGAGTATCAAGACAATGTGTGTGCCTGCAGTGGAGGTTTGGATTGGGTGAACGGAGACTGTATTAAAC CCAAAAGAAAACTTCTAGAATTTTGCAACGAGGAGGAACAGTGCGACTCGGACTTCCAATGTAAACGAATTGGCGAGAGAAATGTTTGCTCCTGTCAAGAGGGATTCGAGATCTTCAATGGAAAATGTTTACAAG TTGATGTTTCTCTTGGAGATGATTGCGAGGACGACAGACAATGCACCAGTATAGAATGTGCTAAATGTGTTTACAACGAGACTATCGGGAACCATTCATGCGCCTGTGAGGAGAAATGTATTCAAAATGGCAGTAGATGCTTACTTT CAAACCGCCGTCTGTATGAATCCTGTGAAGTAAGCAAACAATGTAGAGGGACTCTGAACGCCAAAGAATGTAGATATGTAGAGGGAATAAAACTCTGTCATTGTCCAGATGGATACGCCGTGTTTGGTGGGATTTGTTTAGAAG GTGGAGTATCATTAAGAGGGATATGTATAATGTCTGAGCAATGTACTGGTACGCAAAATGCAGGAACGTGTCTCTACTACAACGAAGAGCGGGAAAATGTTTGTAGCTGTGATCAAGGGTTTTTTGAAGAGGGCGAAAAATGCTTAGAAG GAAATGTCTCCTCTGGACAGTCTTGTGTAGAATCAACTCAATGCAGTAGTAacagtgtggtgtgtgtacaGGGAGAATCAACACCTGACGCAGACAGAGATAAAAGTATTGCAG GATTTACCAGAAGACTGTTGTTTGTTGGATTCGGTTCTTTTGTTGTCGGAGTACTTGGTACAGTGTTTGTATTTAGATGTCTCTGGAGAAGAAAACGTCGACATGAGAG GTTAGATATACAAACACAGGAGCTGGAACTCAACCTCAATGCTTACGACGTCCATAGCGAGATCATTAAcgaatcagcagaaaat AATCCACCAAGGCTTGACGAGGAGGCTGTGGGGGGACTCGCAGACATCTGCAGTGCGTGTCATCACGTTCACCATATAGAAATTTCGGAAGTTCCCGTACAGAACGTTTCTGACGTCACAGAATGTGAATCCCCTGACGATCGCGATACGTACAGTCATCTTGCAGGGTGGAGAAAGGACTGTGTCTGA